TGCGAATTGCATAAAAAGATAAGATCTTCATTCATTAAagaataggattttttttttttttttacttgaaaaaggaaaaatatcttTTGATTTATTTGTATTGACTCTTGATATCCGATTTGAGAATGTTTGATTCTTCCTAAAGTTTCCAATAATACAAAAAACTATGAAATGATTACTTTAGAATAACCCTTGAAAAAAGATGCTGTCTATTTACTTTTAAAATGGAAAACATccctataaaaatattttaattttcaagaaTTTAAAGGTATGAAACTGTAAATGGTGGGTGGGATGGTAATCATGGTATTggatgcataaaaaaaaaattaaatctttatTGTGAAATAGactatttctattttctttacaatttttttttaatagtgaaatagtttaaattgaaaattgaaaaaaaaaaaaaaaaaaaaaaaaaaaaaaaaaaaacttcatcaaGAAGTAAACTCTTCATTtgctttgaagtttgaaatgaAGAGGATTTTCTTTCTcaggaaattattgtgtatttctggagtaccataaatgcatactccttcctttcacatgaatggtgggtcccactaattaaattcaggGTGGGAtccaccatttatgtgagagagagactatacatttatggtactccaagaatacctaataattttccctctttttcacattttttacaaaaatggtCGCCTGATGAGATCTTGTATTAAATGAAAGAAGTCAATTGACATGTGTTTctagaaaaatatatactttttgcCTTTCTTGTAGACCATAAAAACGCGGTTAGTAAGCCTGAGAACCTTCATACTCAAAGAACttatattaagaaaagaaaaataaaatgaataagtTGTAAATTGACATACTAGCTTGTCCAACTTTTTTGAGGTTCACAGTGGCTCACCTATGAATCATATAATAAAGAACTATACCCTTGTGGGGCAGTGATACAGATGATGAAATTCATGATCAATGGCCATCAATTAAGCAATTTGGACCCATCAATTAAGGTTGCTACAGAAGGTAGTTTCATGGATAGAGAGTTTTGGTTTTTGGAATAGGAAAGTGAACATTAGCAACCACAAGTAGACAAGAAAAAAGTCATACAGGATATTGCTAAGATTTGGCTTATGGAGTTGTAGAATTTTTAGATTCAGATTGAAATTGAAAAGGCTTAGAATTATGATTTGTGGAAGAAAGTTTTAAGATTATTCTATACTAGTTGCTAACCTGAATTTTGCATTAATAGGATAACACATAtgcacaataattaaataatatttttccatGATCCAAGAgattataaatccaaaaaaatgtcATGAATTAGTGAATACAAAAGAGATCTATTAAAATCCATTTATAATACCGAATGGACCAAATTAGGGGTAATTATTGAGTACTtctggagtaccataaatgcgtactccccctTTTCATATAACTTTGGgtttcactaattaaatttatggtgggactCACAATTTATGTGAGAGAGGAGAGTATGTATTTATGGTATTCCcgaaatatttaataatttcccCCCAATTAGACTAAGGTGGACTGAATAGATGGAAGTGGATCGAATGGATGGAATTGGACTAAATAGACTGAATTGGACCGAAGTGAACTGAATTGGGCGGAGATGGACCGAAATGGGTAGTAGAATGGACTGAATGAGACTGAATTGGATTGCGGTAGACTGAATTGGACCGTGTGGACCGAATTAGACTGAATggaaccaaagtggactgaatagaccGAACTAGACAGAATGGACTGAATTGGACCGAAGttgaccaaagtggaccgaaataGTAGAATAGACCGAATGAGACTGAATTGGACCGAAAAAATCAtatggaccgaattggactgaatgggaccgaagtggaccgaattggacaGAGGTGGACTGAATGGGTAGAATGGACCAAATGAGACCGAATTGGACCCAATTAGACTGAAGTGGATTGAATTGGACTTAGGTGGACTGAAATGTGCAAAATGGACTGACTGAGACCGAATTGCACCAATGTTGAccaaatggaccgaattggaaCAAATTGGACTGAATGGGACCAAAGTTGATACAATTGGACCAACCTGGACAGAAATAGATTGaatagaccgaattggaccaaaattgGCCGAATGAACCAAAGAGGAACAAATTGGACTgaaccaaagtggacagaatTGGACCAAGGTGGACCGAAATGGATAGAATAGACCGAATTGGACTAAAATGGGCATAATGGACCGAAATGGACAGAATTGGACCAAGGTGGACCGAAATGAATAGAATAGACAGAATTGGACCAAAATGGTCAGAATGGACCGAATGAGACTGAACTAGACTACggtggaccaaaatggactgaatggGACCATAATGGATCAAATGAGATTGAAGTGGACTAAAGTGCTATGCTAATGATTAAGGTGGCTAAACAAGAgtgtagcaataataaatgctacactTAAACTTTTAGATATTACTAGTCAAAGACCTACGCAATGTGTgggaatatataattattttgagaaatagtgtattgtataatatattatctaaactttattatagataatttgttctccctaaaaattaaataatttataaaagtaattttcatctctctatttttacaaatatataattttatcatttttggtgtttttgattgatattattcttttttgaagtAGTCCATATTCTTTTAACTATTGTTATTAAgcattatattttcctaatttcttttggtacacttaaaatttttaagtttcaaatttattattcaaattttcattctcttaatgaaattatcatgataatcaaaacttattatataattacaactaatattactcaaatagtTGATACTTTGATAGTACTCTCAGCCCAAACTTgttttttttccattcttaaGTACATTGATGTGGATTAAATAAACCAAATTGGACTAAATtagaccgaaatggaccaaaatgaacctaatagactgaattggaccaaaGTGGATTGAAATATACCGAATGCCAAATTGTAATCAgtaaacataactcaaaaaattaataataatcataataataaagtgATGTAAAACCATAATTTGTGATAAGTAATGTATTCCAATGTGATGGAAGTGGTTTGTTATTAAAGTAACATCAATTAGATTTGTTATCACATTGatattttttaactaaattatCATGCATGTGTTTGTAATTCTATGTGCCTGTAGAAGGTCTTATTCAAATTGAATTCGGTACCATGTAGAGAAAGTTGGTACACCACAAAAAAGCATATTAGGAAAACCACTTGCATGTAAGAGCATCAGTATCAAACAGTGGATAATAGAAAAAGGGTATGGTTTTACacattttacccaaaaaagcaCCCACATCAGTCCTTCTAAATCACTGTTCATTTCCAAaattgctacagtaaccgtaCATATTAACACAATTACTgtaactttctatttttttctctctcatctctcatttgattatctctcctctctcatctgatctctctcttcctctacccTCTTACTCATCTTATCTTCTCTTAAATCCAACAACAAATCATCAAATTCTTCAAACGTAAATCAATCTAGATcccaaattcatcaaaccctctcctcaatatatatatatatatatatatatatatatatcaaacccaaatcacaaaagaagaagaagaaaatgcagAAATTGTAGAAGAATAAGAAGGTGTCGAAGAAGAAGTAGCAGCAGTAGCAGTCAATGGAGAGCCCCAAAATCACCATCCATGTAGTGGAAAAATCTGCCCAAAATCACCACcaaaattacaaacccaaaatcactgGCCATAATCAAActcaaatagaaaaaggaaaagaagaagaatgagaatgagaagaagaagatgaagatgccgaagaagaaaggaggagaaggaaaagaaaaaagaagaaagaagaaagaagaaagaagaagaaggtggaaAATAAAGAGATAGAGAATGTCAGAGATATTTTGGAGAGTTTGGTAAGGTGGTGGAACCGgtgtgaaataaaaaaaaaaaagatgaaaatgtattatttaaataaaagatggtgtagaatagataaactaaTGTGAGTGCTTTGTAAAAGtgggtgtgtaaaatagaacaagtatgtttttttttttggcaaaatagGCAAAAATTTTGCATCCACTGATGCGGATGCTCTAATAttttatacaaaagaaaaagaaaaagaaaggggaaaaaaaccctttgttaatttttttttattttttattttttttattatcgtTATCTCTTGAAATTGATGAAAATGACATATAGTTCTCTACATGGGAGCATAACTAGACCATTTAACCTAGCCTTTAATACTACGTTAGCGTACAAAATTTGAATATAGtggtgaaatgagatttttCTTGGGCGAGTATAAactagaaataaataaatggtatcTCCACCCAAAGTGTTTGtattacatatattttctattataagTTACATTTAGGTTTAAGAATGTGTAAAGTTATGATAGTGAAAAGCAATGGTCATAtcataattgataaattataGTTAGTTTTGAGAATGAGTAAAAACATAATGCATAACtgcatatattaatatttatataaatattttttttagaaatgatgGAAAGAAAATGAGGACATGACCGCTGATATGACTCAATAGAagtataataacaataaatgttatatttcagtttttagATAGATATGAATACAAAATACCCATCATTATCACATCACGACTCAGCATAGTGAATGTCTATTACCACTGTTAAGCTGTATGAGATTTACTgtcaaataattattaataaacaacaacagaagttgaaaaagaaaaaataaacaaagaatacAAAGAAATATACCCTTTAGCTCATTTAACAGTCAATTCAAGCAATATCAATCAACAAGATCATCCTTCTTTAAGAACTATATATGTGTTGGCAAATGAGACAGTGCTCTAGGATTAGACTTCCCATGACACTTCCTTCTTCGATTCTCAAATTGCGGGTTTGCTTGTTCCATAGGTGTACCCCATAAGTCTCTCCACTGAGCTGAAGCAGTTTGTCTTGTACCCATCTAGAATCAGAACGGTTTGCTGGCTTCATAAAAAGTCTGCTTATCCTAATCCAATCAACAGGATAGAAGGCCATAGGCTGCAAGACTGTGAAGTTATAACCAGGTTGCTTTCCTATATTCTCAACCACTCTGGAAACCAAATAGGGACCATTATGACCCCATTTATTTCCATCAAAAGTCGAGGCAAATTCCTCCATGAATTTGAGCAGAAGTGGATGATTcatatcaaaaatcaaaactgcATTGTTTAACCTGGTCCAGTTCTTAGTTTCCATATCCATACTTTGTGCACCAATTGAGTTCTTCAACCTGGTAAAAGGCTTTAGAACAATAAAATCTGTATCCAAGTAAACCCCACCATACCTGTACAATACTGCAAGTCTGATCAAATTGGATAAATTCTGAGCTAATGGAATCTCACCAGGGTCCTTGTTCCCACTCTTCATCTCCTTAAACCAAGCTTCAGCTGGGGTATTCTTGAATAGAAATGCCAAGTCCGGCGTCACTGCATTGACTTTGAATCCTCTATCAGCTAGAGGTTTCAAAATTCTGTGCCCTCTTCCAGAGTCCATACTTCTTGACAGAATCATTAGACATACAGTAGGGTGTGCCTTGAAAAGGCTCTCCAACATGAAGAATTCTCTTCTTCCAAAAGACCTTGCTGGTGAAATCCAAGTCATGAAGAACTGTGTCTCACAACCACTGTTAAAGAATTCCTTAACCCGACTATGAAATAGCCTTGTCAAGTTGTTTGACTTTAAAATCTCAAACTTTGGCATCTTTTCCCGGAACCAAGCAATTCTTTGTTCTTCTGTGGCACTCAAAGGAGGGACTAAAGATTTCCAATTTTCATCTTCAACTTCATCAATCTCTTCTTGCATGGACATGTTACCATTACTTGATCTCAGTTGTCGTTCAGTTCTCTCATGAGCCTCCAAGACCTTAAAATTGTCATTATTACTAAACTCAAAAGAATCATATATGATACTGTCTGTGTAGATGATAAAGATCATGCCAACAAGTGTGATGgtaaaaaagagaggaaattttGCACGGCTAAGTACCTGGTGATCAAACATCTTACCCTTGATGAATTTTCTCACCATCATAAGAGTTTCAAGCTAAAACAAGTGATGAACAAAATATGCTTCTGAGGAAATTTactgacattaaaaaaaagaacatatacAACATCACATAGGAGACTTCTAAGGACCTTTTCTTTTAAGGTCACTTCTAAGGTACTTAGTTTTCTAACGCAGTCAAATCTCTGGAATCATACTTCCTCCACTTCCAGTTATCCACTTTCATCAGTTTGTTTCATTATGTCGGATAAAACTGCAACAAATGCAATTATTCAAAGGCTTATCTATTCACAAATATAAGAGCAATGCTAAAGATAAAATAGAGGAacacataaataaaaatcttgaccatgaaattgattttatttctagtgaaatggagaggatcttGTGCTGCCAATCAAGGTGCGCTTACAGTAAGTCTTGGATTATGATGTTTTTACTTGTATTCCCAGGGCCATTCTCTCTTAATTTTGTGGCAAGTGTTGAGGAAAGACTATTGTAACTTTGAATATTTAGTTAGTGTGTTTTTAACATGTCATATTTCCtaggaaaaaagaaggaaagatcAACCAACTTTTACAGTGtgtttggaagtttggaggTGAGAAGAGTGTAATTTAGGGATAACAATAGGGTGAGGTGAGGTTAGATTAAGGTTGCCCTTTTTCCTCTTTAGGGTGTGGAAAACTTGTGTGGGGTAGGAGCCCGACAGGTTGGGTTTGAGATTTTTTGTGATCTCTAATGAGGTGATTTCAACATTAGTGAGGTTGAGATAAAACCAAAATGGTAGGGGCCTTTGTGAAAGTACTGGGAGAAAGAGGGAGAAGCAAGTGTTTTTGGTGCAGGAAATGTGTGTAGGCTGAActgttttgggtttgtttagcAATGAGAGTTGCTTAGAACATTTAATAGGTGGTTAGGTAGTTCTGCAAGAACACTAAGTTCCAATGAAAAACACACAAAGACTTAAAAATCACTAATTCTCAAAAATCGGTTACAAAATGAGAGTACAAGAGTACTTATACAATCTGTCCCATAACTAACAACCATTAGTATCTTGCCAAGTATCAAACTAACACTAGTTACATCTAATGCTAGCAACTAATTCATTAACAAGGCTAATTAATTCAGATAAGAATGACTGCTATATAAGCTAACTACATTAAGGCTCTTGTTTGGACACAAAGAGAACTATAGTTAACTGTTCTCAACAGCTAAAGCTGCTAGCTTgaactcaaacaaaaacatcTTAAAATAGCTTAGAAGATGCTCCTGTGTCAGTTTTGGAGGATAGTaatagaaaatgtaaaaaaaaaaaaaaaaaaaaaaaaaaaaaaaaaaaaaaaaaaaagaaaaaaaaaaaaagagtatgaaTAGGAAATGAATTTGAGAAATTAAAACTtacatacaaatttttttaaataaaaaaaatatatacattcaAGGCGGGGCAATGTGATATGGGGCTAGGTAAGAAATCCATAACCTACCTTGGGGTGGGAAAACCCCAATGGGGTAGAGAGGGATATGACAGGTCAAGTGGGgtggataatttttttattcctaaaaggTATGAGGGGTATGTATATCATTCTTCTTTATTGGATATTgataggaagaagaagaaatgataagatatcatataaattgacaattataCTCATCTTCAgttcaatttaaagaaaacataataaatttacatcataatgacaaaattgataaattaaatatttttatataagtagaACCCTTCTAGCTCTAAACTTTCCAATTTGGAGGAATTTAAAATGACCCCTCCAATCCTCtcaaactttttctctttgtaaaaaacattaaaaaaaaaaaaaaggattaattaAACACCCCCATCTCCTCTCTTATAAGGGATTTATCTTGACAATTACTTGAATACCTCTTGTATTATTCATAACTAGTAAATACTTTaacagttttaacttttaagcaTTTCCTTttgtaagggaaaaaaaaaaaaaaaaaaaaaaaaacactagagAGAGTATTTATCTCTTATATTGATTAAGTGGAATAGTAGGCATTGATTACTACGAATTCATGTCTTACTCGCATTATATTTGAGATGGTGCTTGAGTGAGCCCATCACAACACAAAAATACAGGAATAGtgtgaaaaagtatgtgaaatTCTATGTGTTAAAAGACTTTTCCTAG
The sequence above is drawn from the Quercus robur chromosome 7, dhQueRobu3.1, whole genome shotgun sequence genome and encodes:
- the LOC126690842 gene encoding uncharacterized protein LOC126690842, which translates into the protein MMVRKFIKGKMFDHQVLSRAKFPLFFTITLVGMIFIIYTDSIIYDSFEFSNNDNFKVLEAHERTERQLRSSNGNMSMQEEIDEVEDENWKSLVPPLSATEEQRIAWFREKMPKFEILKSNNLTRLFHSRVKEFFNSGCETQFFMTWISPARSFGRREFFMLESLFKAHPTVCLMILSRSMDSGRGHRILKPLADRGFKVNAVTPDLAFLFKNTPAEAWFKEMKSGNKDPGEIPLAQNLSNLIRLAVLYRYGGVYLDTDFIVLKPFTRLKNSIGAQSMDMETKNWTRLNNAVLIFDMNHPLLLKFMEEFASTFDGNKWGHNGPYLVSRVVENIGKQPGYNFTVLQPMAFYPVDWIRISRLFMKPANRSDSRWVQDKLLQLSGETYGVHLWNKQTRNLRIEEGSVMGSLILEHCLICQHIYSS